In one Gemmatimonas aurantiaca genomic region, the following are encoded:
- a CDS encoding Rieske 2Fe-2S domain-containing protein, giving the protein MTENHQAPDRRNFVTKAAAIVVGGLISVVAPVAGLLTFLDPLRRKSDTRGMVRVASLASLPENGEPRKFPVLDTLVDAWNKTENVPVGSVYVQKTGENTVRVLNSVCPHLGCSVGYRASTQGYFCPCHKSAFAVDGSIADPKSPSPRAMDELTAEVRDGEVWVKFQNFRKGSPDKIPV; this is encoded by the coding sequence ATGACCGAGAACCACCAGGCGCCCGACCGGCGCAACTTCGTCACCAAGGCCGCGGCGATCGTCGTCGGTGGCCTCATTTCGGTGGTGGCGCCCGTTGCGGGCCTGCTGACCTTCCTCGATCCCCTGCGTCGCAAGTCGGACACCCGCGGCATGGTGCGCGTGGCGTCGCTGGCCTCGCTTCCCGAGAATGGCGAACCGCGCAAGTTCCCCGTGCTCGACACCCTGGTGGACGCCTGGAACAAGACCGAGAACGTGCCGGTGGGCTCGGTTTACGTCCAGAAGACGGGAGAGAACACCGTCCGCGTGCTCAACTCCGTCTGTCCGCATCTGGGCTGCTCGGTGGGCTATCGCGCCAGCACGCAGGGCTATTTCTGCCCCTGTCACAAGAGCGCCTTCGCCGTCGACGGCAGCATCGCCGATCCCAAGAGCCCCAGTCCCCGGGCCATGGATGAACTGACGGCCGAAGTGCGGGACGGCGAGGTCTGGGTGAAGTTCCAGAACTTCCGCAAAGGCTCCCCCGACAAGATCCCCGTCTGA
- a CDS encoding cytochrome b562: MQLRVRQLGALCVLALALTQAAFRFQDDEKTPLGKKMSAINTAFKAVGRQIEDPAQNASTLKQLDIIEKNAKESLTLEPEKKGQIPAAQQAKFVADYKAGMQTFIETVGKLRTAVKAGNNAEAVKIIDSMKDQQRESHKEFRIRKAGAPPGL, encoded by the coding sequence ATGCAACTTCGAGTTCGGCAGCTCGGTGCACTCTGCGTCCTGGCCCTCGCATTGACGCAGGCCGCCTTCCGCTTCCAGGACGATGAAAAGACACCGCTCGGCAAGAAGATGTCGGCCATCAACACGGCCTTCAAGGCCGTGGGGCGGCAGATCGAGGATCCCGCGCAGAACGCCAGCACCCTGAAGCAGCTCGATATCATCGAGAAGAACGCCAAGGAGTCGCTGACGCTCGAGCCGGAGAAGAAGGGACAGATCCCGGCTGCGCAGCAGGCGAAGTTCGTGGCCGACTACAAGGCCGGCATGCAGACGTTCATCGAGACCGTGGGCAAGCTGCGGACCGCGGTGAAGGCCGGCAACAATGCCGAGGCGGTGAAGATCATCGACTCGATGAAGGACCAGCAGCGCGAGAGCCACAAGGAATTCCGTATTCGCAAGGCGGGCGCGCCGCCGGGACTCTGA
- the glf gene encoding UDP-galactopyranose mutase has translation MSRFARSNRVIYWEEPIFEEHTTAPKLETRHCATTGVTIVTPHVPRDMPTVTQQQVLRSLLDILLADCKGPLVRWYYTPLMLPFSRHVIAAATIYDCMDELANFRFASPELIPLERQLLALADVVFTGGFSLYEAKKDRHPAVHLMPSSVDQAHFKSARHPDELPDDLAGIPAPRLGFFGVIDERMDVTLLAHLADAHPDWSLVMVGPVVKIDANELPRRSNIHYLGAKPYGTLPAYLAGWQVALMPFALNESTRFISPTKTPEYLAGGTPIVSTPITDVVQQYGNLTGVFIANDPAHFVTACEQALTLNAENPSWLEEADAFLATQSWDLTQARMAELLVKELGENGWSRPMTLWSDRYDYVVVGAGFAGAVLAERLASQHGAHVLVIDRREHVAGNAYDRRDEAGILIHQYGPHIFHTNSDDIVTYLSQFTAWRAYEHRVLASVRDTLVPFPINRTTLNRLYDLALDSDAEAAAWFSAQARCDGPIENAEDMVIAAVGRELYELFYQGYTRKQWGVDPSRLDKAVTARIPTRTDCDDRYFTDKHQLMPANGYTALFNAMLDHPHIDLALGVEWADVKELVSASHVIFTGPIDEYFDHRFGRLPYRSLRFDHQTLHCGTFQPVGVVNYPDPAVPYTRITEYKHLTGQRSHRTSITYEFPSDSGEPYYPMPTAAAQACYRRYRELAEHTPDVTFVGRLATYRYYNMDQVIGQALATFKRMGIRQGIRIPEDIRRSIAI, from the coding sequence ATGAGTCGCTTTGCACGCAGCAATCGGGTGATCTACTGGGAGGAGCCGATCTTCGAAGAGCATACCACGGCGCCGAAACTGGAAACGCGACACTGTGCAACGACCGGTGTCACCATCGTCACGCCCCATGTGCCGCGTGACATGCCGACGGTCACGCAGCAGCAGGTTCTCCGGAGTCTGCTCGACATTCTGCTCGCCGACTGCAAAGGCCCTCTCGTGCGATGGTACTACACTCCGCTCATGCTGCCATTCTCGAGGCATGTCATCGCCGCGGCCACGATCTACGACTGCATGGATGAACTCGCGAATTTCCGCTTCGCGTCACCTGAACTGATCCCATTGGAACGTCAGTTGCTTGCGCTGGCCGATGTGGTGTTCACGGGTGGATTCAGCCTCTATGAAGCCAAGAAGGATCGTCACCCCGCAGTACACCTCATGCCATCCAGCGTGGATCAGGCGCACTTTAAGAGCGCCCGGCATCCGGACGAACTCCCCGACGATCTGGCCGGCATTCCTGCGCCGCGGCTGGGGTTCTTTGGTGTCATCGATGAGCGGATGGACGTGACCTTGCTCGCACATCTGGCCGATGCACACCCCGACTGGTCATTGGTGATGGTGGGTCCCGTGGTGAAGATCGATGCCAACGAACTTCCCCGCCGTTCCAACATCCACTATCTGGGAGCAAAGCCGTACGGCACGTTGCCCGCCTACCTGGCCGGATGGCAGGTCGCGCTGATGCCGTTCGCGCTCAACGAGTCCACCCGATTCATCTCGCCGACCAAGACGCCGGAGTATCTGGCGGGAGGAACGCCCATCGTTTCCACACCCATCACCGATGTCGTTCAGCAATACGGGAATCTCACCGGCGTCTTCATCGCGAATGATCCGGCGCATTTTGTCACGGCGTGTGAACAGGCTCTGACGCTGAACGCGGAGAATCCCTCCTGGCTGGAGGAAGCCGATGCATTTCTGGCGACACAGAGCTGGGACCTGACTCAGGCCCGCATGGCCGAACTGCTGGTCAAGGAGCTCGGCGAAAACGGCTGGTCGCGCCCCATGACCCTCTGGAGCGACCGTTACGACTATGTGGTGGTGGGCGCGGGTTTCGCGGGCGCGGTACTGGCCGAACGGCTCGCCAGCCAGCACGGGGCTCACGTGCTCGTGATCGACCGGCGCGAACATGTCGCGGGGAATGCCTATGATCGACGCGACGAGGCGGGCATTCTGATCCATCAGTACGGTCCGCACATCTTTCACACGAACAGCGACGACATCGTCACGTACCTCTCGCAGTTCACGGCCTGGCGCGCCTACGAGCACCGCGTCCTCGCATCCGTCCGCGACACGCTGGTGCCGTTTCCCATCAACCGCACGACGCTGAACCGACTGTACGATCTCGCGCTCGACAGCGATGCCGAGGCGGCCGCATGGTTCTCCGCACAGGCACGATGCGACGGACCGATCGAAAACGCCGAGGATATGGTGATTGCCGCGGTGGGCCGTGAACTCTACGAGTTGTTCTACCAGGGGTATACCCGGAAACAATGGGGAGTGGACCCGAGTCGACTCGACAAAGCGGTCACGGCACGCATTCCCACGCGAACGGACTGTGATGACCGGTACTTCACCGACAAGCATCAGCTGATGCCGGCCAACGGATACACCGCGCTGTTCAACGCGATGCTGGATCATCCTCATATCGACCTCGCACTGGGTGTGGAGTGGGCGGACGTGAAGGAACTGGTGTCCGCGAGCCACGTCATCTTCACCGGCCCGATCGACGAGTACTTCGACCACCGGTTCGGCCGGCTGCCGTATCGCAGTCTGCGATTCGATCATCAGACACTGCACTGCGGGACGTTCCAACCCGTCGGCGTCGTCAACTATCCTGATCCCGCGGTGCCCTACACCCGCATCACCGAATACAAGCACCTGACGGGGCAGCGCAGTCACCGGACCAGCATCACGTACGAGTTTCCCAGCGACAGCGGTGAGCCCTACTATCCCATGCCCACCGCCGCCGCGCAGGCGTGTTATCGGCGTTACCGGGAGCTGGCCGAACACACGCCGGATGTCACGTTCGTCGGCCGGCTCGCGACGTATCGCTACTACAACATGGATCAGGTCATCGGCCAGGCACTGGCCACGTTCAAGCGTATGGGAATCAGACAGGGCATACGGATACCGGAGGATATCCGACGCTCCATCGCCATCTGA
- a CDS encoding YetF domain-containing protein → MLHEPPLALITNGRLQHHNLRREMLTKEDVLEQLRERGIDDIRRVKQCCLEADGHFSVVTFDGEPESAPEVGSSPVH, encoded by the coding sequence GTGCTGCACGAGCCACCGCTCGCATTGATCACGAACGGCAGACTGCAGCACCACAACCTCCGCCGGGAGATGCTGACGAAGGAGGACGTGCTCGAGCAATTGCGCGAGCGGGGCATCGACGACATCCGTCGGGTGAAACAGTGTTGCCTGGAAGCCGACGGGCATTTCAGCGTGGTGACGTTCGACGGGGAGCCGGAGAGCGCTCCGGAGGTTGGATCCAGCCCGGTGCACTAG
- a CDS encoding DUF2442 domain-containing protein: MPTILSQGAFCIRILNPPREHGPAHVHVLRGQGKGATEVLIDLGEPERVRCCDRTGEESMATGDSGRVDPAALTGGGRLSEAEILAQIPAARARGVEASRQGLRAVSARYRAAHEVLYIELTNGTVIGVPLSLVPALRHASKKALEEVEVTPTGSALHWERLDVDLSVPALIRDALGADALRSLFGAEGGRVVSERKAEAARRNGGRGGRPPRGGSTGKKPSTL; encoded by the coding sequence GTGCCGACGATTCTTTCGCAGGGCGCATTTTGCATCCGGATTCTCAATCCGCCGCGCGAACACGGGCCGGCACATGTCCATGTACTCAGGGGGCAAGGGAAGGGAGCGACGGAGGTGCTGATCGATTTGGGAGAACCAGAGCGTGTCAGATGCTGCGACAGAACTGGAGAAGAATCCATGGCGACAGGTGACTCAGGGCGTGTTGACCCAGCAGCATTGACGGGCGGCGGCAGGCTGTCGGAGGCGGAGATCCTCGCGCAGATCCCGGCGGCGCGCGCGCGGGGGGTGGAGGCGAGCAGGCAAGGGCTCCGTGCGGTGTCAGCGCGTTACCGTGCCGCTCACGAAGTGCTGTACATCGAACTCACGAATGGTACCGTGATCGGTGTGCCCCTCTCCCTCGTACCTGCTCTTCGTCATGCGTCGAAAAAGGCCTTGGAAGAGGTCGAAGTGACACCTACTGGATCCGCTCTTCACTGGGAGCGTTTGGATGTCGATCTCAGTGTGCCCGCGTTGATTCGCGATGCGCTCGGCGCGGATGCTTTGCGAAGTCTCTTTGGCGCCGAGGGCGGTCGCGTGGTGAGCGAACGAAAGGCTGAGGCGGCGCGGCGCAACGGGGGCAGGGGTGGACGCCCTCCCCGGGGTGGATCCACAGGTAAAAAGCCGTCCACGCTCTGA
- a CDS encoding type II toxin-antitoxin system RelE/ParE family toxin, translating to MLQYRYGQCPRPSRVFKTAWFAKAARKATIGDDELCRAVKQAQAGQCDDLGGGVYKKRVSRNLYRSIVLAKGGRYWVLTYLFAKKDRANIDAAELATFRELAKGYEKLTAAQLSELLTSKDLEEICHGDQA from the coding sequence GTGCTACAGTATAGGTATGGCCAGTGCCCCCGCCCGTCCCGCGTCTTCAAGACCGCCTGGTTCGCCAAGGCGGCCCGCAAGGCAACCATCGGGGACGACGAGCTGTGCCGCGCCGTGAAGCAGGCCCAGGCCGGACAGTGCGACGACCTCGGCGGCGGGGTGTACAAGAAACGGGTGAGCCGGAACCTCTACCGGAGTATCGTGCTGGCGAAGGGTGGCCGATACTGGGTGCTGACGTACCTGTTCGCAAAGAAGGACCGCGCCAACATCGATGCGGCGGAGCTTGCGACTTTCCGTGAGCTCGCCAAAGGGTACGAGAAGCTGACGGCCGCGCAGCTCAGCGAGCTGCTCACCTCCAAGGACCTCGAGGAGATCTGTCATGGCGACCAAGCCTAA
- a CDS encoding DNA-binding transcriptional regulator, with protein MATKPKYKSDAFEAIHSAASALHRVGAIGKTTMRQFDEAALSAPEPLAPAQIKKIREQAKVSQAVFARRLNTSASTVEKWETGAKRPSGVALKMLAVVRKHGLAVLD; from the coding sequence ATGGCGACCAAGCCTAAGTACAAGAGCGACGCCTTCGAGGCGATCCATTCCGCCGCATCCGCGCTTCACCGGGTCGGCGCCATCGGCAAGACCACGATGCGTCAGTTCGACGAAGCGGCGCTGAGTGCCCCCGAGCCCCTCGCCCCAGCGCAGATCAAGAAGATCCGGGAGCAGGCCAAGGTGAGTCAGGCCGTGTTCGCACGCCGGCTCAACACGAGCGCCAGCACCGTGGAGAAATGGGAAACCGGAGCCAAGCGCCCGAGTGGGGTGGCGCTCAAGATGCTCGCGGTCGTGAGGAAGCACGGATTGGCGGTGCTGGACTAG
- a CDS encoding RNA polymerase sigma factor RpoD/SigA, whose product MTEVKRKRRRATPAGIAPSEPERDILDQYLYEVSTYPLLKAAEEIELAKKIRAGDQDALQELVKRNLRFVISVAKKYQNRGLPLIDLIGEGNVGLLTAARKFDPDQGVKFISYAVWWIRQAILSSLARQGRTVRVPLNRTADLSRIIKASEILRQKLRREPSPEELAQVTGLSVDVVQSLAALNTGDVRLDAPMDPDGDRSLIERFVADEMPDTEEEAMNRFLTDEIEQALSTLPPRDAKVLRLYFGLEGGREHTLEEIGSMLGVTRERVRQLRDRALKRLREGDVGRALSSFAA is encoded by the coding sequence ATGACTGAAGTCAAGCGGAAGCGCCGTCGCGCCACACCGGCTGGTATCGCTCCCTCCGAGCCGGAACGCGACATCCTCGACCAGTACCTGTACGAAGTCAGCACCTATCCGCTCCTCAAGGCCGCCGAGGAAATCGAGCTGGCCAAGAAGATCCGGGCGGGCGATCAGGACGCGCTCCAGGAGCTGGTCAAGCGTAATCTCCGCTTCGTCATCTCCGTGGCCAAGAAGTACCAGAACCGCGGCCTCCCCCTCATCGACCTGATCGGGGAAGGCAACGTCGGTCTGCTCACGGCCGCCCGGAAGTTCGATCCCGACCAGGGCGTGAAGTTCATCTCCTACGCCGTGTGGTGGATCCGCCAGGCCATCCTGTCGTCGCTGGCCCGCCAGGGACGCACGGTGCGTGTGCCGCTCAACCGCACCGCCGACCTGTCGCGCATCATCAAGGCCTCCGAAATCCTTCGGCAGAAGCTCCGCCGCGAGCCGTCGCCCGAAGAACTCGCACAGGTCACCGGTCTCTCCGTCGACGTGGTCCAGTCGCTCGCCGCCCTCAACACCGGCGACGTGCGCCTCGATGCGCCCATGGATCCCGATGGCGACCGCTCGCTCATCGAGCGCTTCGTGGCCGACGAGATGCCCGACACCGAGGAGGAAGCCATGAACCGCTTCCTCACCGACGAGATCGAGCAGGCGCTGTCCACACTGCCCCCCCGCGACGCCAAGGTCCTGCGCCTCTACTTCGGTCTCGAAGGCGGCCGCGAACACACCCTCGAAGAGATCGGCTCCATGCTCGGCGTGACCCGCGAGCGCGTCCGGCAGCTGCGCGACCGGGCGCTCAAGCGGTTGCGCGAGGGCGACGTGGGACGCGCACTGTCGAGTTTCGCGGCCTGA